TGGCCGCCAGCGTGCGCGCCGCCTCCGGTCCCGCCATGTCGCAAGGTCCCGCACCCGCAACATGGCTCGCCCCCATCGGCACGCAGGAGGTCTGGGCCGCCGGCGTCACCTACTTCCGCAGCCGCAGCGCGCGCATGGAGGAGTCAAAAGACTCCGGCGGCGGCAGCTTCTATGATCGCGTCTACTCCGCCGAGCGCCCGGAGCTCTTCTTCAAAGCGACGCCGCAGCGCGTCGTCGGCCCCGGCACAGCCGTGCGCATTCGCGGTGATGCCCGCTGGTCTGTCCCCGAGCCCGAACTCACGCTGCTCCTGAATCCGCGCGGCGAGATCACCGGCTACACCGTCGGCAATGACATGAGCTCGCGTGACATCGAGGGAGAAAACCCGCTCTATCTGCCGCAGGCCAAGGTCTACAACGGCTCCTGCGCGCTCGGCCCCTGCCTGCTCGTGGCCGAAGCGGAGATTCCGCGCACCACTGCCATCTCTCTGAAAATTACGCGCGACCATGCGGCCGTCTTTGAGGGCCAAACCACGCTCGAAATGCTCAAGCGCAATCCCCGCGAGCTGGCAGGCTATCTCTTTCGTGAAACCAGCTTCGCTACCGGCGCCTATCTCATGACCGGCACCGGCATCGTGCCCGAAGACAGCTTCACCCTCGCGCACGGCGACCGCATCGCCATCAGCATCGAGGGCATCGGTACGCTCGAAAATTTCGTCGAATAACCCGGGTACCGCTCGCAACTCCGATCCGCCCCTGAGCCTCAAAGCAGGCTCAGGGGCAGGCGGCGCTGTCGAGCCATCAGGGGCGCAGTCCAGCCATCAGCGGCGCGCCCCGCCGATTAAAAGATCCACCAGCCGCCGCGCGCTCGCCTGCCAGTCCGGCCCCGCCTCCACATAGGCCACGCCCACCAGCGCCCGCAGCAAATCATTCGGTTCCACATCGCGGCGCAGCTCTCCGCTGCGCACCGCCCGCGCCACCAGTGACTCCGCCGCCCGTCGCAAGCGAAGGAAGGAATCCTCAAAAACTTCTTTGGGATTGCCCACCAGTTCCTTCAGCACCGGAGCAATCACCTGCTTCGCCGCAATCGCCTCCACAAACAGCAGCAGCCACGCCCGCAGTGCCTCCACCGGAGGCAGCTCCGCAGCCAGCCTGTGCTCCGCATCGGCCAGCTTTCCCATCTCCGTCCGGTAAACCTCTTTCAGCAGTTCTTCGCGAGAAGGGAAGTGCCGGTACAGCGTTCCCGCTCCCACCCCCGCCTGCTTCGCAATCTCATCCAGGCTGGCCTGCGCGCCATGCCGCGTGAAGGCTTCCTTCGCAGCTTCCAGAATGCGCATGCGATTCTCCTGCGCATCCGAGCGTGGCTTCCTCGCAGGCAGAGACTTCTTCGCGGCTTTTTTTAACGGCTTTTTATTCATCGAAAAATCTGCAACCGGAGACATTCTCCGGTTATCTATTCCTATATGGAGAGTGCCTCCGTTTTATTCGATGCCGCCCGCCGCGTCAAACCGCCGTGCGGCACGCAGCCACAAATGCACTACAGAGATTGATCACCCAAAAGGAGCAGCATGCGC
The DNA window shown above is from Acidobacterium capsulatum ATCC 51196 and carries:
- a CDS encoding fumarylacetoacetate hydrolase family protein, which gives rise to MKLYNTTHGIFAQREEGSWHQLDVASWDELVASGNLAASVRAASGPAMSQGPAPATWLAPIGTQEVWAAGVTYFRSRSARMEESKDSGGGSFYDRVYSAERPELFFKATPQRVVGPGTAVRIRGDARWSVPEPELTLLLNPRGEITGYTVGNDMSSRDIEGENPLYLPQAKVYNGSCALGPCLLVAEAEIPRTTAISLKITRDHAAVFEGQTTLEMLKRNPRELAGYLFRETSFATGAYLMTGTGIVPEDSFTLAHGDRIAISIEGIGTLENFVE
- a CDS encoding TetR/AcrR family transcriptional regulator; amino-acid sequence: MRILEAAKEAFTRHGAQASLDEIAKQAGVGAGTLYRHFPSREELLKEVYRTEMGKLADAEHRLAAELPPVEALRAWLLLFVEAIAAKQVIAPVLKELVGNPKEVFEDSFLRLRRAAESLVARAVRSGELRRDVEPNDLLRALVGVAYVEAGPDWQASARRLVDLLIGGARR